A window of the Helianthus annuus cultivar XRQ/B chromosome 4, HanXRQr2.0-SUNRISE, whole genome shotgun sequence genome harbors these coding sequences:
- the LOC110933198 gene encoding uncharacterized protein LOC110933198, with amino-acid sequence MIEESFVQQCFGDDGMAGSYEVNYKGSPWTVSTSKVNSNYVFSEGWTQLCNDLGVQEDDLLVFEKINDVMFGLTVYRDEVEIRLSKKVESDDDDDDDVIQISRADYDKALLEDIEVDDNQPTSVKSTSVTVPTSTPKKVHVKETLKVGDGLHFTTRQDVKGKGKGKLSVNRSVKLDNFNQQCKGRKRYTTSDQTVKHPKKGSTKANKVSRIGIHPEYFDFSRKAEYRLRLPVEVVNRAGLSDRLQPISVQNLNGDVEVYDTKTELNRCTLRYAVDGWRKFMDDNQLQFGHMLHFTFVTSQRKIVLNAMPKRPKIVSVSNDVDKENTQHVVLPIVTRDEASHRRKLRKLFLDNKKSNVGTTSSSLNIDSTNINSTSTPCVTSDNIVNKIGFHTLESTPEVTNNVNSSLSSIVTSNNICSTSNRTTTKIVIENNISTGITSTTCTSSLNRNLKRLSSGKRKLVSKPRISSPIPMIDLTTDETVVRDPYKGVSTDYLDHGDQVITCEVCYAKLWDAEKGSGRKEGGKICHMLCCGYAKVVLPDYKTATPYYKSLFMSNDNESKHFLKNIRRYNSMFAFTSMGGKVDHTVNTGNAPFCYRISGENYHSIGSLVPPNGGKPKFCQLYIYDTENELANRYSDNASSSSASDETDNKLIQQIKAMFDAENVLVKIYRMVRDCFQQNPNTTLKLRLIGKREQDGRTYNLPTSSEVAALIVGDIDNALEKRDIVVETQTGSLKRISELHPSYLALQYPILFPYGDDGYRIDIPHRGVVDVTNKKRPNCTMREFFAYRVQDRSNQFSLILNSRRLFQQFLVDAYTMIESERLNFIRFQQQDLRSDTYENIRKLRYNGQQDLSKVGKRIFLPSSFTGGSRYMMQNYLDAMAICKWYGYPDFFITITCNPKWPEVQRFLKDTNLNPEDRPDILSRIFKIKLDAICKDLKDRDLFGKASAVVYTIEFQKRGLPHAHMCLFMENDYKLPTVDHVDQFISAEIPDLNQDPELYTLVKDHMIHGPCGNARMSSPCMVDRKCSKGFPKKFQDHSTLDSNGFPLYRRRDDGSFVLKNKIQLDNRSVVPYNKKLLKRYQAHINVEWCNQAASIKYLFKYINKGPDRATVAVVPSNNENEQPENDEIKEYYDCRYISACEASWRIFSNEVNYRSPSVMRLPFHLPGQQTVCFGPDEDINQVLNKPSVNSSMFLAWMQRNQDPNDHVARTLTYVQFPRFYVWKLDKRIWVPRIKGKTIGRIHSVSPSTGEVYYLRILLNKVKGPTSFDDIKTVNGRVYDTFRDACYALGLLDDDSEYIEAIKEANISGSAGYIRNLFATMLLSSTLSRPEVVWESTWKYMTDDFLYRFSKYHRVSGLSIPDEQLKNYVLCEIEKFLTRNNSSLRRFLSMPYPDTSSLDNFRCRLINEELAYDRTELQNVYQGQVNLLTDEQRAVYEEIMNAVHGNNGGVFFVYGYGGTGKTFLWKTLSAAIRSKGQIVLNVASSGIASLLLEGGRTAHSRFHIPLNLNEDSVCHIKPDDDVAKLLQQTKLIIWDEAPMVHKHAFEALDRTMHDIFNISNPSSSDVLFGGKVIVFGGDFRQILPVVPNGGRQEIVNASLCSSYLWSKCKLLTLSRNMRLTVGRPSSEVEEISNFAKWLLDVGEGNVGGSNDGEAIIEIPPELLIDSISDPISSLIDFVYPSILDNYNDPNYFSTRAILAPKNEVVHEINDRLLAVFPGEEKEYLSSDSLCPTEDGNVDHQNIYSLDVLNGLKVSGLPNHRLVLKVGVPVMLLRNIDQRNGLCNGTRLKVTKLYSRVIEAEIISGGNIGSRTFIPRINLVPSDRKIPFAFQRRQFPITVCFAMTINKSQGQSLSKVGLYLRQPVFTHGQLYVALSRVTRRDGIKLLILDNDGRPTNKTTNVVYKEIFNGL; translated from the exons ATGATTGAAGAATCTTTTGTCCAACAATGTTTTGGAGACGATGGAATGGCTGGCTCATATGAGGTTAATTATAAGGGTTCTCCGTGGACGGTGTCAACAAGTAAGGTTAATTCAAACTATGTTTTCTCAGAAGGTTGGACTCAACTTTGCAACGATCTTGGCGTTCAAGAAGATGATTTAttggtttttgaaaaaattaatgATGTTATGTTTGGTTTAACGGTGTATCGAGACGAGGTTGAGATAAGGTTGAGCAAGAAGGTtgaatctgatgatgatgatgatgatgatgtaattCAGATATCCAGGGCTGATTACGATAAAGCGCTTTTGGAG GACATAGAGGTAGATGATAACCAGCCCACATCTGTTAAAAGTACATCAGTAACAGTCCCGACAAGTACACCGAAGAAGGTTCATGTTAAAGAGACGTTGAAAGTAGGTGATGGCTTACATTTCACGACAAGACAAGAT GTCAAAGGAAAGGGAAAAGGTAAACTTTCTGTCAACCGATCCGTCAAACTTGATAATTTCAACCAACAATGCAAAGGCCGAAAACGTTATACAACATCTGATCAAACTGTCAAG CATCCAAAGAAGGGTTCAACGAAGGCAAACAAAGTTTCCCGTATCGGCATTCATCCAGAATATTTCGACTTTAGCCGTAAAGCTGAATATAGGCTG CGGCTTCCGGTGGAGGTTGTTAATAGAGCCGGCCTGTCTGATAGATTGCAACCTATATCTGTCCAGAACTTGAATGGTGATGTTGAAGTTTATGACACAAAGACAGAGTTAAACCGTTGTACGTTACGTTATGCTGTGGATGGATGGAGGAAATTTATGGATGATAACCAGTTGCAGTTTGGACACATGTTGCATTTCACATTTGTAACTTCACAGAGGAAGATTGTGTTGAACG CAATGCCTAAACGACCAAAAATTGTGTCCGTATCCAATGACGTTGATAAAGAAAACACTCAGCATG TTGTCCTCCCAATTGTTACTCGAGACGAGGCATCTCATAGAAGAAAATTAAGAAAATTATTCTTGGATAATAAGAAATCAAATGTGGGAACTACATCGTCATCCCTCAATATTGATTCCACTAATATTAATTCCACTTCCACTCCGTGTGTTACATCTGATAACATAGTCAACAAAATTGGTTTTCACACATTAGAATCCACTCCTGAGGTGACTAATAATGTTAATTCAAGTCTTTCAAGTATTGTAACAA GTAACAATATTTGTAGTACCAGCAATCGTACAACGACAAAAATCGTTATTGAGAATAATATTTCAACTGGCATCACATCAACCACCTGCACATCATCATTGAACCGTAATTTGAAAAGGCTATCATCTGGTAAACGTAAGTTGGTATCCAAACCACGTATTTCGTCTCCTATACCAATGATTGACTTGACCACAGATGAAACCGTAGTACGAGATCCTTATAAAGGTGTTTCTACAG ATTATTTGGATCACGGTGATCAAGTTATTACTTGTGAAGTTTGTTATGCAAAGTTATGGGACGCAGAGAAAGGAAGCGGAAGAAAAGAGGGTGGCAAAATATGTCATATGTTATGTTGTGGTTATGCCAAAGTTGTCTTACCGGATTACAAAACCGCGACACCTTATTATAAAAGTCTATTCATGTCAAATGACAATGAAAGCAAGCACTTTTTGAAGAACATTCGACGTTACAATTCTATGTTCGCGTTTACCTCAATGGGTGGTAAGGTTGACCACACTGTGAATACTGGTAATGCTCCTTTTTGCTACAGAATTAGTGGTGAAAATTACCATTCTATTGGTAGTCTTGTGCCACCAAACGGAGGGAAGCCTAAATTTTGTCAGTTATACATATACGATACTGAAAATGAGTTGGCAAACAG GTATTCAGACAATGCTTCCTCATCATCCGCTTCAGATGAAACCGATAACAAGCTGATACAACAAATCAAAGCAATGTTTGATGCCGAAAATGTGCTTGTGAAAATTTATAGGATGGTTAGAGATTGCTTCCAACAAAATCCTAATACCACTTTAAAGCTTCGCCTTATTGGCAAAAGAGAACAAGATGGTCGGACTTATAACTTACCTACTTCCTCAGAGGTTGCTGCTCTTATTGTTGGAGATATCGATAACGCACTTGAGAAAAGAGATATCGTTGTCGAGACACAAACAGGTTCATTAAAAAGAATAAGTGAATTGCATCCATCCTATCTTGCACTTCAGTATCCTATTTTGTTCCCATATGGAGACGACGGTTACAGAATTGACATACCACATAGGGGTGTCGTTGATGTTACTAACAAGAAACGTCCGAATTGTACAATGAGAGAGTTTTTTGCGTATCGTGTACAAGATCGTAGTAACCAGTTTTCATTGATTCTAAATTCTCGACGGTTATTCCAACAGTTTTTGGTTGATGCTTATACGATGATTGAGAGCGAGCGACTTAACTTTATAAGATTTCAGCAACAAGATCTCAGGTCTGATACATATGAGAATATCCGGAAACTAAGATATAACGGCCAACAAGATTTGTCTAAGGTAGGAAAACGTATTTTCCTTCCATCTTCCTTTACAGGCGGGTCACgatatatgatgcaaaactaTCTTGACGCAATGGCAATTTGTAAATGGTATGGTTATCCAGACTTTTTTATAACCATTACCTGCAACCCCAAATGGCCGGAGGTTCAAAGGTTTCTTAAGGACACAAATCTTAATCCGGAGGATAGGCCTGATATTTTATCTCGAATTTTTAAAATAAAGCTGGATGCAATTTGTAAAGATTTGAAAGACCGTGATTTGTTTGGAAAAGCTTCCGCTG ttgttTACACTATTGAGTTTCAGAAGCGAGGATTGCCTCATGCACATATGTGCTTATTCATGGAGAATGATTACAAACTTCCAACTGTAGACCATGTTGATCAGTTTATTTCTGCAGAAATCCCTGATTTAAACCAAGACCCTGAACTATATACGCTTGTGAAAGATCATATGATTCACGGTCCATGTGGTAATGCTAGAATGAGCTCTCCATGTATGGTTGATAGAAAATGttcaaaaggttttcccaagaaaTTTCAAGATCACTCAACCTTGGATTCTAACGGATTTCCCTTATACAGAAGAAGAGATGACGGTTCCttcgttttaaaaaataaaattcagTTAGACAACAGAAGTGTTGTACCTTATAACAAAAAGCTTTTGAAAAGATATCAGGCGCATATAAACGTTGAATGGTGCAACCAAGCGGCGTCAATAAAGTATTTGTTCAAGTATATTAATAAAGGTCCTGATAGAGCAACAGTTGCTGTGGTTCCGAGCAACAATGAAAACGAACAACCAGAAAATGATGAAATTAAAGAGTATTATGACTGTAGGTATATATCTGCGTGTGAAGCGTCTTGGAGGATTTTTTCTAATGAAGTTAATTATAGGAGTCCTTCTGTTATGCGTCTTCCTTTCCATCTTCCTGGACAACAAACAGTTTGTTTCGGTCCTGATGAAGATATTAATCAAGTGCTAAACAAACCATCTGTGAACTCATCAATGTTTTTAGCTTGGATGCAACGTAATCAAGATCCTAACGACCATGTTGCACGTACACTAACATACGTACAGTTTCCGCGTTTTTATGTTTGGAAGCTTGACAAGCGTATATGGGTTCCGAGAATAAAAGGAAAAACAATTGGAAGAATTCATTCCGTTTCTCCTTCTACCGGTGAAGTGTACTATTTAAGAattcttcttaacaaagttaaaggACCAACATCGTTTGATGATATTAAAACAGTTAATGGTCGAGTGTACGATACATTTAGAGATGCTTGCTATGCGCTGGGTTTGTTGGATGACGACTCTGAGTATATTGAGGCCATCAAAGAAGCAAATATATCAGGTAGTGCAGGTTATATTCGCAATTTATTCGCCACCATGTTACTGTCAAGCACATTATCTAGACCTGAAGTTGTCTGGGAAAGCACATGGAAGTATATGACAGATGATTTTCTGTACAGATTCTCAAAGTATCATCGTGTTTCAg GTTTATCAATTCCGGATGAGCAACTAAAGAACTACGTTTTATGCGAAATAGAGAAGTTTTTAACTCGGAATAATTCATCGCTTCGGAGATTTTTATCAATGCCTTACCCGGATACTTCATCTTTAGATAACTTTCGCTGCCGATTGATTAACGAAGAGCTTGCTTATGACAGAACAGAGTTACAAAATGTTTATCAAGGTCAGGTGAATTTGTTAACGGATGAACAACGTGCAGTATATGAAGAAATTATGAACGCAGTTCATGGAAACAATGGAGGAGTATTTTTTGTTTACGGTTATGGCGGGACCGGTAAAACGTTTTTATGGAAAACATTATCTGCTGCAATTAGGTCAAAAGGTCAGATTGTATTAAACGTTGCATCTAGCGGAATTGCATCATTGCTGTTGGAGGGAGGAAGAACGGCTCATTCTAGGTTTCATATACCTTTGAATCTTAATGAGGATTCCGTTTGTCATATAAAACCAGACGATGATGTAGCTAAATTACTACAGCAGACCAAACTCATTATATGGGATGAAGCTCCTATGGTTCATAAACATGCATTTGAGGCTTTGGATAGAACTATGCATGACATTTTCAATATATCTAATCCATCCAGTTCTGATGTTTTATTTGGAGGGAAGGTGATTGTATTTGGTGGTGATTTTAGGCAAATACTACCTGTTGTTCCAAACGGTGGACGTCAAGAAATTGTGAATGCCTCATTATGTTCTTCTTATCTGTGGAGTAAGTGTAAGTTGTTGACGTTATCTAGAAACATGAGGTTAACTGTTGGAAGACCATCATCTGAAGTTGAAGAGATTAGTAATTTTGCAAAATGGTTGTTGGACGTTGGCGAGGGAAATGTTGGTGGTTCCAATGATGGAGAAGCAATAATTGAAATACCACCTGAGCTTTTAATTGATAGCATTTCTGATCCAATTTCTAGCCTGATTGATTTTGTTTATCCGTCAATCTTGGATAATTACAATGATCCTAATTACTTTAGTACAAGAGCTATACTTGCGCCTAAGAATGAGGTTGTTCACGAGATTAACGACAGATTGTTGGCAGTTTTCCCTGGTGAAGAAAAAGAGTATCTTAGTTCTGACAGTCTATGCCCTACTGAAGATGGCAATGTTGATCACCAAAATATATATTCTCTTGACGTGCTCAATGGTCTCAAAGTGTCTGGTTTACCAAATCATAGGTTAGTCCTTAAAGTTGGCGTTCCGGTAATGTTGTTGCGAAATATTGACCAACGAAATGGTTTGTGTAACGGTACAAGgttaaaggtcacaaaactttacAGCCGTGTTATTGAAGCTGAGATAATTTCTGGTGGTAATATTGGTTCTCGGACATTCATACCTAGAATCAATTTGGTACCTTCGGACCGAAAGATTCCTTTTGCATTTCAAAGGAGGCAATTTCCAATAACTGTATGTTTTGCAATGACGATTAACAAAAGCCAGGGACAGTCGCTATCTAAGGTTGGGTTGTACCTAAGACAACCAGTTTTCACACATGGTCAATTGTACGTAGCTTTATCCAGGGTTACAAGACGAGATGGAATCAAGTTACTAATACTTGACAATGATGGCAGGCCTACAAATAAAACAACCAATGTCGTATATAAAGAGATATTCAATGGATTGTGA
- the LOC110936113 gene encoding WD40 repeat-containing protein HOS15 isoform X1, producing MINMNSQELNYLVYRYLHESGFTHTAFTLGYEAALNKSTIDGNLVPPGALVTFVQKGIQYLELEANLSCNDSDIDEDFSFIQPIDLITKNVYELQQMINEKKQNAQKAKTREKNKGNREPEQEHSREKDKESSREKEKEIEQEHVREREKERQRVREREREKKMEIEIHQEREKEKQIRDKERELEREKVEREKDKAKQKEKEKKNEDLDDAHREEDKTQVKQEENVTTEVGPEPMEVDNNLTPLSSLIPNSDVTVLEGHTSEVFVCAWSPTGSLLASGSGDSTARIWTVGDGPCSSNSQKGPLSVAVLKHYRGRTNDKSKDVTTLDWNSEGTLLATGSYDGQARIWSKDGELVNTLAKHKGPIFSLKWNKKGDYLLSGSVDKTAIVWDIKTGEWKQQFEFHAAPTLDVDWRNNVSFATCSTDNMIYVCKVGDNRPVKTFAGHQGEVNAIKWDPTGTLLASCSDDSTAKIWSLKQDTCLHDLKEHTKEIYTIRWSPTGPGTNNPNQPLVLASASFDSTIKLWDVETGRLLHNLVAHGDPVYSVAFSPNGEYLASGSLDKCMHIWSVKEAKVVKTYMGSGGIFEVCWNKEGDKIGACFSNNVVIVLDFRM from the exons ATGATTAACATGAATTCACAAGAGTTGAACTACTTGGTCTACCGTTATCTTCATGAATCAG GATTCACACATACTGCCTTCACATTGGGTTACGAGGCTGCACTGAACAAAAGTACAATAGATGGAAATCTGGTTCCACCGGGTGCCCTTGTTACATTTGTGCAGAAAGGAATACAGTATCTTGAACTTGAAGCAAACCTATCATGC AATGACTCTGACATTGACGAAGATTTCTCGTTCATACAACCGATCGATCTTATCACAAAAAACGTTTACGAACTACAACAAATGATAAACGAGAAGAAACAAAACGCGCAGAAAGCTAAAACGCGCGAGAAAAACAAAGGCAATCGGGAGCCAGAGCAAGAACATTCTCGAGAAAAAGACAAAGAAAGTTCTAGAGAGAAGGAGAAAGAAATCGAACAAGAACATGTTAGAGAAAGAGAAAAGGAACGGCAACGTGTTAGAGAACGAGAACGAGAAAAGAAAATGGAAATTGAAATTCATCAAGAACgggaaaaagaaaaacaaatacGGGACAAAGAGCGTGAActcgagagagagaaagtagagagagaaaaagaTAAGGCGAaacaaaaagaaaaggaaaagaaaaacgAGGATCTTGATGATGCGCATCGTGAAGAGGATAAAACACAAGTCAAACAGGAAGAAAATGTGACCACAGAAG TAGGACCGGAACCAATGGAAGTTGACAACAATTTAACGCCTTTGTCTTCTCTTATTCCCAACTCTGACGTGACCGTTTTAGAAGGTCATACTTCTGAG GTTTTTGTATGCGCATGGAGTCCAACCGGTTCTCTTTTGGCCTCCGG GTCGGGAGATTCTACAGCTAGAATCTGGACCGTTGGTGATGGACCGTgtagctcaaattcacaaaaagGGCCCCTAAGTGTTGCGGTTTTAAAACACTACAGAGGTAGAACAAATGATAAGAGTAAAGATGTAACGACTCTAGACTGGAAT AGTGAGGGTACACTTCTTGCAACTGGTTCGTATGACGGTCAAGCCAGAATATGGAGTAAAGATG GGGAGCTTGTAAACACATTAGCAAAACATAAAGGACCGATATTCTCTCTGAAGTGGAACAAAAAAGGAGATTATCTTCTAAGTGGCAGTGTCGACAAAACCGCAATTGTATGGGACATTAAGACCGGAGAATGGAAGCAACAGTTTGAATTTCACGCAG CACCTACTCTTGATGTCGATTGGCGTAATAACGTCTCATTTGCAACATGTTCGACCGACAACATGATTTATGTTTGTAAAGTTGGAGATAACCGGCCTGTTAAAACTTTTGCAGGGCATCAG GGTGAAGTTAATGCTATCAAATGGGATCCTACGGGTACACTTCTGGCTTCATGCTCAGACGATTCCACTGCAAag ATATGGAGCTTGAAGCAGGATACATGCTTGCATGATTTAAAGGAGCATACAAAG GAAATATATACCATCCGATGGAGCCCAACGGGTCCGGGAACCAACAACCCTAACCAGCCTTTAGTGTTGGCGAG TGCATCATTTGACTCTACCATAAAGCTATGGGATGTCGAAACCGGGAGACTTCTCCACAATCTAGTTGCCCATGG GGATCCTGTATATTCTGTCGCATTTAGCCCGAACGGGGAGTATTTGGCAAGCGGGTCATTGGATAAATGCATGCACATATGGTCTGTGAAAGAAGCAAAGGTAGTGAAAACATATATGGGAAGTGGAGGGATCTTTGAAGTTTGCTGGAACAAAGAAGGCGATAAGATCGGGGCCTGTTTTTCAAACAATGTAGTTATTGTCTTGGACTTCCGAATGTAA
- the LOC110936113 gene encoding WD40 repeat-containing protein HOS15 isoform X2, translating to MINMNSQELNYLVYRYLHESGFTHTAFTLGYEAALNKSTIDGNLVPPGALVTFVQKGIQYLELEANLSCNDSDIDEDFSFIQPIDLITKNVYELQQMINEKKQNAQKAKTREKNKGNREPEQEHSREKDKESSREKEKEIEQEHVREREKERQRVREREREKKMEIEIHQEREKEKQIRDKERELEREKVEREKDKAKQKEKEKKNEDLDDAHREEDKTQVKQEENVTTEGPEPMEVDNNLTPLSSLIPNSDVTVLEGHTSEVFVCAWSPTGSLLASGSGDSTARIWTVGDGPCSSNSQKGPLSVAVLKHYRGRTNDKSKDVTTLDWNSEGTLLATGSYDGQARIWSKDGELVNTLAKHKGPIFSLKWNKKGDYLLSGSVDKTAIVWDIKTGEWKQQFEFHAAPTLDVDWRNNVSFATCSTDNMIYVCKVGDNRPVKTFAGHQGEVNAIKWDPTGTLLASCSDDSTAKIWSLKQDTCLHDLKEHTKEIYTIRWSPTGPGTNNPNQPLVLASASFDSTIKLWDVETGRLLHNLVAHGDPVYSVAFSPNGEYLASGSLDKCMHIWSVKEAKVVKTYMGSGGIFEVCWNKEGDKIGACFSNNVVIVLDFRM from the exons ATGATTAACATGAATTCACAAGAGTTGAACTACTTGGTCTACCGTTATCTTCATGAATCAG GATTCACACATACTGCCTTCACATTGGGTTACGAGGCTGCACTGAACAAAAGTACAATAGATGGAAATCTGGTTCCACCGGGTGCCCTTGTTACATTTGTGCAGAAAGGAATACAGTATCTTGAACTTGAAGCAAACCTATCATGC AATGACTCTGACATTGACGAAGATTTCTCGTTCATACAACCGATCGATCTTATCACAAAAAACGTTTACGAACTACAACAAATGATAAACGAGAAGAAACAAAACGCGCAGAAAGCTAAAACGCGCGAGAAAAACAAAGGCAATCGGGAGCCAGAGCAAGAACATTCTCGAGAAAAAGACAAAGAAAGTTCTAGAGAGAAGGAGAAAGAAATCGAACAAGAACATGTTAGAGAAAGAGAAAAGGAACGGCAACGTGTTAGAGAACGAGAACGAGAAAAGAAAATGGAAATTGAAATTCATCAAGAACgggaaaaagaaaaacaaatacGGGACAAAGAGCGTGAActcgagagagagaaagtagagagagaaaaagaTAAGGCGAaacaaaaagaaaaggaaaagaaaaacgAGGATCTTGATGATGCGCATCGTGAAGAGGATAAAACACAAGTCAAACAGGAAGAAAATGTGACCACAGAAG GACCGGAACCAATGGAAGTTGACAACAATTTAACGCCTTTGTCTTCTCTTATTCCCAACTCTGACGTGACCGTTTTAGAAGGTCATACTTCTGAG GTTTTTGTATGCGCATGGAGTCCAACCGGTTCTCTTTTGGCCTCCGG GTCGGGAGATTCTACAGCTAGAATCTGGACCGTTGGTGATGGACCGTgtagctcaaattcacaaaaagGGCCCCTAAGTGTTGCGGTTTTAAAACACTACAGAGGTAGAACAAATGATAAGAGTAAAGATGTAACGACTCTAGACTGGAAT AGTGAGGGTACACTTCTTGCAACTGGTTCGTATGACGGTCAAGCCAGAATATGGAGTAAAGATG GGGAGCTTGTAAACACATTAGCAAAACATAAAGGACCGATATTCTCTCTGAAGTGGAACAAAAAAGGAGATTATCTTCTAAGTGGCAGTGTCGACAAAACCGCAATTGTATGGGACATTAAGACCGGAGAATGGAAGCAACAGTTTGAATTTCACGCAG CACCTACTCTTGATGTCGATTGGCGTAATAACGTCTCATTTGCAACATGTTCGACCGACAACATGATTTATGTTTGTAAAGTTGGAGATAACCGGCCTGTTAAAACTTTTGCAGGGCATCAG GGTGAAGTTAATGCTATCAAATGGGATCCTACGGGTACACTTCTGGCTTCATGCTCAGACGATTCCACTGCAAag ATATGGAGCTTGAAGCAGGATACATGCTTGCATGATTTAAAGGAGCATACAAAG GAAATATATACCATCCGATGGAGCCCAACGGGTCCGGGAACCAACAACCCTAACCAGCCTTTAGTGTTGGCGAG TGCATCATTTGACTCTACCATAAAGCTATGGGATGTCGAAACCGGGAGACTTCTCCACAATCTAGTTGCCCATGG GGATCCTGTATATTCTGTCGCATTTAGCCCGAACGGGGAGTATTTGGCAAGCGGGTCATTGGATAAATGCATGCACATATGGTCTGTGAAAGAAGCAAAGGTAGTGAAAACATATATGGGAAGTGGAGGGATCTTTGAAGTTTGCTGGAACAAAGAAGGCGATAAGATCGGGGCCTGTTTTTCAAACAATGTAGTTATTGTCTTGGACTTCCGAATGTAA